A genomic region of Fodinisporobacter ferrooxydans contains the following coding sequences:
- a CDS encoding sirohydrochlorin chelatase, producing MLNQKFGVLVIAHGSPDHAWCEMIREIVRQVRISVPIELAFLGGDAETSIPATVARMEKRELHQIIVVPLFISSYTTHIEEIRYMLGIGGKPSFETDVTTIIHHAVIHFCEPLDDHPLIVDILLERIKELYHPKTDEIVLVAHGVNEESAAPRYQQLMEHLQTSIQEALSAFDPHSVHFVHYGTFYPETIRSVVEQAANQKIPIVIPYFLSEGHFTKTLIPRKLQGLFYKYTGKALLPHPNISRWIELQVWNVWKEKGSRYE from the coding sequence TTGCTCAATCAGAAGTTCGGCGTGTTAGTAATCGCACATGGATCACCCGATCATGCCTGGTGTGAAATGATTCGCGAAATCGTGCGACAAGTCCGTATTTCTGTGCCGATCGAACTGGCATTTCTGGGAGGAGATGCGGAGACATCCATTCCCGCTACGGTAGCGCGAATGGAAAAAAGAGAGCTTCATCAGATCATCGTCGTTCCATTATTCATATCCAGTTACACAACACATATTGAAGAAATACGCTATATGCTAGGCATCGGCGGCAAACCATCATTTGAAACAGACGTGACAACGATTATTCATCATGCAGTTATTCATTTTTGTGAACCTTTGGATGACCATCCATTGATCGTGGATATCTTGCTTGAGCGAATCAAGGAACTGTATCATCCGAAAACGGATGAAATCGTACTTGTTGCACATGGGGTCAATGAAGAATCTGCCGCTCCACGTTATCAGCAGTTGATGGAACATTTGCAAACATCCATTCAGGAAGCATTGTCTGCATTCGATCCACACAGCGTTCATTTTGTTCATTACGGAACGTTTTATCCGGAAACGATTCGATCTGTAGTCGAACAAGCGGCGAATCAAAAGATTCCCATTGTCATTCCGTACTTTCTCAGTGAGGGACATTTTACAAAAACACTGATACCAAGAAAGCTGCAAGGGCTATTTTACAAATATACGGGCAAAGCGTTGCTGCCTCATCCGAATATCAGTCGATGGATTGAATTGCAAGTGTGGAATGTATGGAAAGAAAAAGGCTCCCGATACGAGTAA
- the cspD gene encoding cold-shock protein CspD codes for MQEGTVKWFNAEKGYGFIQVEGGDDVFVHFSAIQSDGFKTLEEGQRVSFEIVQGNRGPQAANVVKL; via the coding sequence ATGCAAGAAGGTACAGTTAAATGGTTCAATGCTGAAAAAGGTTATGGCTTTATCCAAGTTGAAGGCGGCGACGATGTATTCGTACATTTCAGCGCAATTCAATCCGATGGCTTCAAAACACTCGAAGAAGGACAACGTGTAAGCTTTGAAATCGTTCAAGGAAATCGTGGTCCTCAAGCTGCTAACGTTGTTAAATTATAA
- the rpsF gene encoding 30S ribosomal protein S6, with amino-acid sequence MKAYETMIVFKTDIEEELRDSLIEKFEQVIVKTGGTVEKTERLGKRRLAYEIGHNREGFYLVFHYTAAAQTPAELERNLKIEERIIRYLTTVRPAA; translated from the coding sequence ATGAAAGCATACGAAACAATGATTGTATTTAAAACAGACATTGAAGAAGAACTCCGCGATTCTCTTATCGAGAAGTTCGAACAGGTAATTGTGAAAACCGGCGGCACTGTTGAGAAGACAGAGCGTCTGGGAAAACGCCGTTTGGCTTACGAAATCGGCCATAACCGGGAAGGGTTTTATCTTGTATTCCATTATACCGCTGCTGCTCAAACACCGGCAGAATTGGAACGCAATTTAAAAATCGAAGAACGCATCATCCGTTATCTGACAACCGTTCGCCCGGCAGCGTAA
- the rpsR gene encoding 30S ribosomal protein S18 has protein sequence MSEQQREQREQREPRSGGFNKKKRGKRRKVCNFCVDKVKFIDYKDTHRLSRYVSERGKILPRRITGSCAVHQRELTRAIKNARIVALMPYTVES, from the coding sequence ATGAGTGAACAACAACGCGAACAACGTGAACAGCGTGAACCACGTTCCGGTGGTTTTAATAAGAAAAAGCGGGGCAAGCGCCGCAAAGTCTGTAACTTCTGTGTTGATAAAGTGAAATTTATCGACTACAAAGATACACATCGTTTAAGCCGTTATGTTTCTGAACGGGGTAAAATTTTACCGCGCCGGATTACCGGATCTTGTGCCGTTCATCAACGTGAATTGACTCGTGCCATCAAAAATGCGCGTATCGTTGCTTTAATGCCATATACAGTGGAAAGCTAA
- a CDS encoding carboxypeptidase M32 yields the protein MARDFQGTLQSFQQYLRKMQDISDASSVLYWDARTGMPKKGVDRRSQVIATLSAEAFRMSISDEMGNYIAYFLEPENNEKLDDIMRAVLAECKKEYDRSRKIPADTFEEYVRLTAKAESVWEDAKDTADFSMFRPYLEQIVQMNAEFIEYWGYTGNKYDTLLEYYEPGMTVEKLDRIFGDLRKELVSLLQRVKESPHKPRTKIFEQYFDPAKQREFSIYILKKMGYDFHAGRIDETVHPFEISFGPGDVRITTKYLPNDFRSALFSSMHEGGHALYEQNISERLIGTILCSGTSMGIHESQSRFWENIVGRSKTFWSHFLKAAIEHFPEQFRGVTLEEFYRGINEARESLIRIEADELTYNLHIMIRYEIEKALFNGDLQVKDLPLAWAEKMREYLGVEPQHDGEGCLQDVHWSGGSFGYFPSYALGNIYSAQFLHAMKKEMPAYDSYVADGRLIPIKDWLAGNIYQYGKMQTPEEILRRVAGEEVNGKYLVDYLTAKYTDVYQL from the coding sequence ATGGCGAGGGATTTCCAAGGAACATTGCAATCCTTTCAACAATATTTGCGCAAAATGCAAGATATTTCGGATGCAAGCTCTGTCCTCTATTGGGACGCACGGACGGGTATGCCGAAAAAAGGTGTGGACCGCCGTTCACAAGTGATCGCAACATTATCTGCAGAGGCGTTTCGAATGTCAATTTCCGATGAAATGGGGAACTACATCGCCTACTTTCTGGAGCCGGAAAACAATGAAAAGCTGGATGACATCATGCGCGCGGTTTTGGCAGAATGCAAAAAAGAGTACGATCGAAGCCGGAAAATTCCGGCAGATACGTTTGAGGAATATGTCCGATTGACGGCAAAAGCGGAATCTGTGTGGGAAGACGCGAAAGACACAGCCGACTTTTCCATGTTCCGTCCGTATCTGGAACAAATCGTTCAAATGAATGCAGAGTTTATCGAATATTGGGGGTATACAGGGAATAAGTACGATACATTGCTTGAATACTACGAACCAGGCATGACGGTTGAGAAGTTGGACCGGATCTTCGGAGATCTGCGGAAAGAATTGGTTTCGTTGTTGCAGCGTGTGAAAGAATCTCCCCATAAGCCGCGAACGAAAATTTTTGAACAATATTTCGATCCGGCCAAGCAGCGGGAATTCAGCATCTATATTTTAAAGAAAATGGGCTATGATTTTCACGCCGGACGAATCGATGAAACGGTGCATCCGTTTGAAATCTCGTTTGGACCGGGAGATGTCCGAATCACGACAAAATATCTTCCAAATGATTTTCGGAGTGCATTATTTAGCTCCATGCATGAAGGTGGGCATGCGCTCTACGAACAGAATATATCCGAGCGGTTGATTGGAACGATTCTCTGCAGCGGCACGTCCATGGGAATTCATGAATCCCAATCCCGTTTCTGGGAAAATATTGTAGGGCGCAGCAAGACGTTTTGGTCCCATTTTTTAAAAGCTGCAATCGAGCATTTCCCCGAACAATTCCGCGGTGTCACGCTGGAGGAGTTTTATCGGGGCATCAATGAGGCAAGGGAGTCTTTGATCCGGATTGAAGCAGATGAGCTTACCTATAATTTACATATTATGATTCGTTATGAAATTGAAAAAGCTTTGTTTAATGGCGACTTGCAGGTGAAAGATCTTCCTCTGGCATGGGCTGAAAAAATGCGGGAATATCTTGGGGTCGAACCGCAACATGATGGAGAAGGCTGCTTGCAGGATGTCCATTGGTCAGGCGGAAGTTTTGGATATTTTCCTTCCTATGCTCTCGGCAATATTTACTCTGCGCAGTTTTTGCATGCGATGAAAAAGGAAATGCCGGCATATGATTCCTATGTAGCCGATGGCCGGCTCATACCGATTAAAGATTGGCTGGCCGGCAATATTTATCAATACGGAAAAATGCAAACACCTGAAGAGATTTTGCGCAGAGTGGCTGGGGAAGAAGTAAACGGGAAATACCTGGTTGACTATTTGACAGCGAAATATACAGACGTGTACCAACTCTGA
- a CDS encoding phosphodiester glycosidase family protein yields the protein MRQIVKKGRNNQSSRRWTVWIVVFSIFLYGMISTSLLVLYGPFENIRRTVIGAILTSRHPWLIEPFYSKAALAKYQPVSFNKMEKGNLQTKSFANVHDSKIDVIPIHSARYSGQLLIIHDPKRIHVAVTKQLGIVGETVSQMAQDHQAIAAINAGGFYDGSGKGTGGMPMGLTLSDGKYVAGDTDTHAAQPMIALTNQGELKIGQYTLNQLKEMHVTDAVSFGPQLVQNGKPYLSGKDGSWGLAPRSAIGQRKDGSILLLALSGRGDGGIGASLLDLEKVMLDNGAWTAANLDGGYSSELYYNKKLLVPPSNPLGERYVATSFIVTGNNQ from the coding sequence ATGCGACAAATTGTCAAAAAAGGCCGAAACAATCAATCAAGCCGAAGATGGACTGTGTGGATTGTTGTTTTTTCCATTTTTCTATATGGTATGATTTCTACCAGTTTATTGGTATTATATGGACCCTTTGAGAATATTCGAAGAACTGTGATCGGAGCCATTCTTACCAGTCGGCATCCCTGGTTGATCGAGCCGTTTTATTCAAAAGCGGCTCTTGCGAAATATCAGCCGGTTTCTTTCAACAAAATGGAAAAAGGAAATTTGCAGACGAAAAGCTTTGCAAATGTTCATGATTCGAAAATTGACGTGATACCGATTCATAGCGCCCGTTATTCCGGTCAGCTATTGATCATTCATGATCCCAAAAGGATTCATGTAGCAGTAACAAAGCAATTAGGCATTGTGGGGGAAACGGTCAGCCAAATGGCGCAAGATCATCAAGCAATCGCCGCCATCAACGCTGGCGGATTCTACGACGGATCCGGCAAAGGGACGGGCGGTATGCCGATGGGTCTGACGTTATCAGATGGAAAGTATGTTGCTGGCGATACGGATACACATGCAGCACAGCCAATGATTGCCCTGACAAATCAAGGGGAATTAAAAATCGGACAGTATACATTAAACCAGTTGAAAGAAATGCATGTCACAGACGCTGTTTCTTTTGGACCTCAGTTGGTTCAAAACGGCAAACCGTATTTGTCTGGCAAAGACGGATCTTGGGGGTTGGCGCCACGTTCCGCGATTGGGCAGAGGAAAGATGGCAGTATTCTCCTGCTTGCTCTCTCCGGGCGCGGGGATGGAGGGATCGGTGCAAGCCTGTTGGATCTGGAAAAAGTCATGCTGGATAACGGTGCCTGGACTGCCGCCAATCTGGACGGCGGCTACAGTTCTGAACTGTATTATAATAAAAAACTGCTTGTGCCGCCTTCCAACCCTTTAGGGGAACGATATGTAGCCACATCATTTATTGTAACGGGCAACAACCAGTGA
- a CDS encoding YjzC family protein, whose translation MGQRNQFGPGDKVPNNGVYIEIGERAEVTGVSNPKKMKLHKGDRFPDTTNEDRKWTRYK comes from the coding sequence ATGGGTCAAAGAAATCAATTTGGACCAGGAGATAAAGTTCCAAATAACGGTGTTTACATTGAAATTGGCGAACGGGCAGAAGTAACTGGCGTGTCCAATCCCAAAAAAATGAAACTGCATAAAGGGGATCGGTTTCCGGATACAACCAATGAAGACCGGAAGTGGACGCGTTATAAATAA
- a CDS encoding APC family permease: MAADTLKRILLGRPLKSSEMEAEKMPIWKALPILSSDAISSVAYGTEQILIELATVGAVAFNFALPVALVILLLIAILVISYRQVIQAYPQGGGAYMVTKDNLGEIAGRLTGVSLLIDYTLTVAVSVSAGVQAITSAFPFTVPYIVPIALALVWIMVWLNLRGTSESGTIFAFPTYFFIGCMLLIIAKGFYDLVLHGAQSIHPVHVPTAIPAGLSLFVLLKAFSSGCSAVTGIEAISDAVPHFRTPSQRNAKMTLATLGILLAIIFGGITILSLAYRVAPDPTGHTSVLSMVTEQAYGRGAFYFATQIATTLVLTLAANTSFNGFPILTSIMAQDKNFPRMFANRGDRLSFHYGIITLGILSSILLIIFNGKTDQLIPLYAIGVFLSFTMAQTGLVRKWLKERQKGWTGKIFINGLGAIVTCFVLAIFCITKFLEGAWIVVCLIPVFLLFITKIHRHYDEVAKQLRIDLQDPLPQKGTVIIVPVAGIHRVVASTIAYAKTLSPNVVAFYVAFSEEDARRMEEKWEQWNPGVRLVIFKSRYRTITKPLVEFIERVDSRVANRETVMVLLPQFVTRKWWQQFLHNQSAFRIRSLLLSRKDVVIATVPYHLQ, from the coding sequence ATGGCTGCAGATACATTGAAAAGAATTTTACTTGGCAGGCCCTTAAAGTCAAGTGAAATGGAAGCAGAAAAAATGCCCATATGGAAGGCACTGCCAATTCTTTCCTCGGATGCAATCTCCTCTGTTGCATACGGGACAGAACAGATACTAATCGAGCTTGCAACCGTTGGTGCAGTAGCATTTAACTTCGCTTTGCCCGTAGCGCTTGTCATTTTATTGCTTATAGCAATCTTGGTCATTAGTTATCGGCAGGTCATCCAAGCATATCCGCAAGGCGGCGGAGCGTATATGGTGACAAAAGACAACTTGGGTGAAATAGCCGGGAGATTGACCGGTGTATCGTTGTTGATCGATTACACGCTTACCGTTGCAGTATCCGTTTCTGCCGGAGTGCAAGCGATCACATCCGCATTTCCATTTACTGTACCCTATATTGTCCCAATTGCACTGGCGCTTGTCTGGATTATGGTCTGGCTGAATCTGCGGGGAACATCCGAATCGGGCACGATATTCGCGTTTCCAACTTACTTTTTCATTGGATGTATGCTGCTGATCATCGCGAAAGGTTTCTATGATTTGGTACTTCATGGGGCGCAAAGCATTCATCCCGTACATGTTCCAACGGCTATACCTGCAGGTCTATCATTATTTGTTCTTTTAAAAGCATTTTCATCCGGATGTTCGGCAGTAACAGGGATTGAAGCAATATCCGATGCGGTTCCGCATTTTCGCACACCTTCTCAGCGCAACGCGAAAATGACGTTAGCCACATTAGGGATATTGCTTGCCATTATTTTTGGCGGCATTACGATTCTGTCTCTGGCATATCGCGTTGCACCGGATCCGACCGGGCATACATCCGTGCTTTCGATGGTGACAGAGCAAGCGTATGGACGCGGTGCTTTTTATTTTGCCACACAGATTGCTACTACATTGGTTCTTACATTGGCAGCCAACACAAGTTTCAACGGTTTTCCGATTTTAACATCCATTATGGCGCAAGATAAAAATTTTCCGCGCATGTTTGCGAACCGCGGCGATCGTCTTTCCTTCCATTATGGGATCATCACACTCGGTATCTTATCGAGTATTTTATTGATTATTTTTAACGGAAAAACGGATCAATTGATCCCGCTCTATGCGATCGGCGTGTTCTTGTCCTTTACCATGGCACAAACCGGCCTTGTGCGCAAATGGCTGAAAGAACGCCAGAAAGGATGGACCGGAAAAATCTTCATTAATGGTCTGGGCGCCATCGTTACATGTTTCGTATTAGCTATTTTTTGCATCACCAAATTTCTCGAAGGGGCCTGGATCGTCGTTTGCCTTATACCGGTGTTCCTGCTATTCATTACAAAAATTCATAGACATTATGATGAAGTGGCAAAACAGTTGCGAATCGACTTGCAGGATCCATTGCCGCAAAAAGGAACGGTTATTATTGTTCCTGTAGCGGGGATCCATCGGGTTGTGGCTTCGACGATCGCATACGCCAAAACCCTTTCGCCAAATGTCGTCGCATTTTACGTCGCGTTTTCCGAAGAAGATGCAAGAAGAATGGAAGAGAAATGGGAACAATGGAATCCTGGTGTCAGACTTGTCATTTTCAAATCCCGGTACCGAACGATAACAAAACCGCTGGTTGAGTTTATTGAGCGTGTTGATTCAAGAGTTGCCAACCGGGAAACGGTGATGGTGCTTTTGCCGCAATTTGTAACCCGTAAATGGTGGCAGCAGTTTTTGCACAATCAATCCGCATTTCGGATTCGGTCCTTGTTGCTTTCGCGAAAAGATGTCGTAATCGCAACTGTTCCTTACCATTTGCAATAA
- a CDS encoding APC family permease gives MNQQFTWLHPVLVVLTVLAIFYAILNFSSLKRVIIGRPMRTKELHASHNKLFWLIALPILSADLYSSVAYGPESGITELISLGANAKWLIIPITLATILLLIILITSYIMGIIAYPNGGGAYSIAKDNFKKPLASLIASSSLLIDYILTVAVSVSAGIEAIASAYPAVAPHQTALSLLCVFILLIMNLRGVAESALVFAWPTLLFMLGMIFLIFYGFTDEIQHGFVQHATPVFGQFPHGLTTLLLLKAFSAACSSLTGIETISNSVPIFREPQQRSAIKTYIALGSITAFTLMGFAYHLYVKGISVDPNNTMESQLLSTYFGHGMIYQVIIWLTFIVLILAANSTFTGFPQLSALVAADRFLPRAFTIRGDRLGYSNGMIVLAGMAGLLIEAFNAQTNALIPLYSIGVFLSFTIAQIGLVRRWLKVRGNLWQVKLAINAIGAFITAVVSVIVASTKFIDGAWIVLIILPILVLISVTIRRHYDQVAEELRIIPEIMRPSTHHVVSIVLISGVHRVVLNTISFAKSLDTDVIAVYVGFDDDSIAKMKEKWNEWDAPCRLVTLKSEYRSLLSPLSRFIKTIETHEGRPDHVHIIMPQFIPRKWWHYILHNQSALLLRAWLLRHKDVVITTVPYHLNK, from the coding sequence ATGAACCAGCAATTCACTTGGCTTCATCCTGTTCTTGTCGTATTGACAGTGCTTGCAATTTTCTATGCCATCTTAAATTTCAGCAGCCTGAAACGGGTCATCATCGGCCGCCCGATGCGCACAAAAGAATTGCATGCGAGTCATAACAAACTTTTTTGGCTGATTGCTCTTCCTATTTTATCGGCGGACTTATACTCATCCGTTGCTTACGGGCCCGAATCTGGTATTACAGAACTTATAAGCCTTGGGGCAAATGCCAAATGGCTGATCATACCGATCACTCTCGCCACCATTTTATTGTTAATCATTCTTATTACATCTTATATTATGGGAATTATCGCGTATCCGAACGGCGGCGGGGCGTATTCGATTGCGAAAGATAATTTCAAAAAACCATTGGCTTCCCTGATCGCTTCAAGTTCGTTGCTCATCGATTATATATTGACGGTTGCCGTGTCCGTTTCTGCCGGAATTGAAGCCATTGCTTCCGCATATCCGGCTGTAGCCCCACATCAAACAGCTTTGTCCCTGTTATGCGTATTTATACTTTTAATCATGAATTTGCGCGGCGTTGCCGAATCTGCGTTAGTGTTTGCATGGCCTACCTTATTATTTATGCTTGGAATGATATTTCTCATTTTTTATGGTTTTACAGATGAGATTCAGCATGGATTTGTCCAGCACGCGACACCTGTATTCGGACAATTTCCCCATGGACTGACAACACTATTGCTTTTAAAGGCGTTTAGTGCGGCTTGTTCATCGTTAACGGGAATCGAGACCATTTCCAATTCGGTACCGATTTTCCGCGAGCCACAGCAAAGAAGTGCAATCAAAACATACATTGCCCTTGGTTCGATTACCGCTTTTACATTGATGGGATTTGCCTATCACCTTTACGTCAAAGGCATATCCGTGGATCCGAATAATACGATGGAGTCCCAATTATTAAGTACATATTTTGGTCATGGAATGATTTATCAAGTGATTATCTGGCTGACCTTTATCGTTTTGATATTAGCAGCCAATTCGACATTTACCGGCTTCCCCCAATTATCCGCATTGGTTGCCGCAGACCGGTTTTTGCCGCGGGCATTTACGATTCGCGGCGACCGCCTGGGCTACTCCAACGGCATGATTGTCCTTGCAGGCATGGCCGGCTTATTAATTGAAGCATTTAACGCACAGACAAATGCGTTGATTCCCTTGTACTCCATTGGAGTATTTTTATCATTTACGATCGCTCAAATTGGACTGGTTCGGCGCTGGTTAAAAGTGAGAGGCAACTTGTGGCAGGTAAAACTGGCGATTAACGCGATTGGGGCGTTTATAACTGCCGTTGTCTCCGTGATTGTGGCTTCAACGAAATTTATCGATGGCGCATGGATTGTATTGATTATCTTGCCGATTTTAGTGTTAATCTCCGTAACCATACGCCGGCATTACGATCAAGTGGCGGAAGAATTGCGAATTATACCAGAGATTATGCGCCCATCAACACATCACGTTGTTTCCATTGTTCTCATATCCGGCGTACATCGAGTGGTACTTAACACCATCTCTTTTGCCAAGAGTTTGGACACAGACGTGATTGCCGTATATGTAGGGTTTGATGACGACTCCATAGCAAAAATGAAAGAAAAATGGAATGAATGGGATGCTCCTTGTCGCTTGGTTACATTAAAAAGTGAATATCGTTCTCTTTTGAGTCCACTTTCCCGATTTATTAAAACAATTGAAACACATGAAGGAAGACCGGATCACGTACATATCATCATGCCGCAATTTATACCGCGAAAATGGTGGCATTATATTTTGCACAACCAAAGCGCGTTGCTGCTTAGAGCCTGGTTACTGCGGCATAAGGACGTAGTCATCACGACAGTTCCGTATCATCTCAACAAATAA
- a CDS encoding ATPase, which produces MSGNLLGKKVIIMNDSFEQSLPIGQYAYVIARIRDTDSVFDYVIRVPKENRQFYVPAQDIELEETVIQTMIQEVEKQASIDYALATGNKELFEQLVGGPKQPEETKSSVDSSKEDFLRKIRLNAYI; this is translated from the coding sequence ATGTCTGGAAATTTACTTGGTAAAAAAGTAATTATCATGAATGATTCTTTTGAGCAATCTCTTCCTATCGGTCAATATGCCTATGTCATTGCCAGAATTCGCGATACAGATAGTGTGTTCGATTATGTGATTCGGGTTCCAAAAGAAAATCGGCAATTTTACGTCCCTGCGCAAGATATAGAACTAGAAGAAACTGTTATTCAAACGATGATTCAAGAAGTCGAAAAACAAGCTTCGATTGATTACGCATTAGCGACAGGAAATAAGGAATTGTTTGAACAGCTTGTCGGGGGACCAAAGCAGCCTGAGGAAACAAAGTCATCCGTCGATTCATCCAAAGAAGATTTTCTAAGAAAAATTCGTTTAAATGCTTATATTTAA
- the serC gene encoding 3-phosphoserine/phosphohydroxythreonine transaminase yields the protein MNQTMTRAWNFNAGPSALPLPVLEKAQKELVNFRESGMSVMELSHRSALYEGVHNEAIELLKELLQIPDGYQVLFLQGGASLQFSMIPMNFLQEGMRAGYVLTGSWSEKALKEATILKQETYVAASTKEESYRRIPGLDELKLEQGSAYLHITSNNTIYGSEWAEYPDTGEIPLIADMSSDILSRPVDVSKFGMIYAGAQKNLGPSGVTVVILRSDLIEKARTDIPTMLRYDIHNKNNSLYNTPPTFGIYMLGLVLKWVQQLGGVQAVEARNQEKAQLIYNAIDESNGFYTGHVSDKMSRSLMNITFRLPSEALEKEFLSQAKAQGFVGLNGHRSVGGCRASAYNAVPVEACQALRDFMIEFQRAHG from the coding sequence ATGAATCAAACAATGACACGCGCTTGGAATTTTAATGCAGGTCCGTCTGCATTGCCATTGCCGGTTCTGGAAAAAGCGCAAAAAGAACTTGTGAATTTTCGCGAATCCGGCATGTCAGTCATGGAATTAAGCCATCGCAGCGCTCTATATGAAGGCGTACATAATGAAGCGATCGAATTGTTAAAGGAACTGTTGCAAATCCCCGATGGGTATCAAGTGCTATTTTTACAAGGCGGGGCAAGTTTGCAATTTAGCATGATCCCGATGAATTTCTTGCAGGAAGGAATGCGGGCCGGTTATGTGTTAACAGGTTCCTGGTCAGAGAAAGCACTGAAAGAGGCAACCATTTTAAAGCAGGAAACATATGTGGCAGCATCTACAAAAGAAGAAAGTTATCGCAGAATCCCTGGTTTGGATGAGTTGAAGCTGGAACAGGGAAGCGCCTATTTGCATATTACGTCAAATAATACGATTTATGGTTCTGAGTGGGCGGAATATCCCGATACAGGCGAGATCCCATTGATCGCGGATATGTCCAGCGATATTTTGTCACGCCCGGTCGATGTAAGCAAGTTCGGGATGATTTATGCCGGAGCACAGAAGAATCTCGGTCCTTCCGGCGTTACGGTTGTGATTCTCCGATCTGATTTGATCGAGAAAGCGAGAACGGATATTCCTACGATGTTGCGGTACGATATTCATAATAAAAATAACTCCCTTTACAACACACCGCCGACATTCGGTATCTATATGCTGGGCTTGGTACTCAAATGGGTGCAACAATTGGGCGGTGTCCAAGCAGTCGAAGCGCGAAATCAGGAAAAAGCCCAGTTGATTTACAATGCAATTGATGAGAGCAACGGCTTTTATACAGGTCATGTTTCGGATAAAATGAGCCGTTCGCTGATGAATATTACGTTCCGTTTGCCATCGGAAGCATTGGAGAAAGAATTCCTGAGTCAGGCAAAAGCGCAAGGATTTGTGGGATTGAATGGACACCGCTCTGTCGGCGGCTGCCGGGCTTCCGCATATAATGCGGTTCCAGTGGAAGCATGCCAGGCATTGCGGGACTTCATGATCGAGTTCCAACGTGCACATGGATAA
- the purU gene encoding formyltetrahydrofolate deformylase → MIVSNTHTHVSNVPAKERAHSRTYSFVHGNHQANRARLLISCPDQPGIVAHVSQFLYEQGANIVHSNQYSTDPESGLFFMRVEFDIPDLDTHKNTLHNQFQPIAEKFAMDWKLSLANQRKRMAIFVSKEEHCLRELLWQWQNGDLYAEIPVIISNHPIAKKTVESLGVPFFHIPVTRDTKAEAERQQLKILEQYQVDFVVLARYMQILSSNFNQIYKNQIINIHHSFLPAFIGSNPYARAYERGVKLIGATAHYVTENLDEGPIIEQDVQRVTHQYDIEELKRIGAQIERTVLARAVSWHLEDRILIHQNKTIVFE, encoded by the coding sequence ATGATCGTTTCAAATACACACACACATGTTTCAAATGTTCCCGCCAAAGAACGAGCACATTCCCGGACATATTCATTCGTGCACGGGAATCATCAAGCGAATCGAGCCCGTCTTTTGATTTCGTGTCCTGACCAACCGGGCATTGTTGCACATGTTTCTCAATTTTTATATGAACAAGGAGCGAATATCGTCCATTCCAATCAATACTCCACGGATCCGGAGAGCGGATTGTTTTTTATGCGGGTGGAATTTGATATTCCCGACCTGGATACACATAAAAATACATTACACAATCAGTTTCAGCCAATCGCCGAGAAATTTGCGATGGACTGGAAACTATCGTTGGCCAATCAGCGAAAACGTATGGCGATTTTTGTCTCAAAAGAAGAACATTGTCTGCGCGAATTGCTTTGGCAGTGGCAAAATGGCGATTTATACGCGGAAATCCCTGTAATTATCAGCAATCATCCAATTGCCAAAAAGACGGTCGAATCGTTAGGCGTCCCATTTTTTCATATTCCCGTTACTCGTGATACGAAAGCGGAGGCAGAACGTCAACAACTGAAAATTCTCGAGCAATATCAAGTAGACTTTGTAGTACTTGCCCGTTATATGCAAATCCTGTCGTCCAATTTCAACCAGATTTACAAGAACCAAATTATCAACATACACCATTCCTTCTTGCCTGCATTTATCGGCAGCAATCCATATGCGCGGGCATATGAACGGGGTGTGAAACTCATTGGGGCAACCGCCCATTATGTAACAGAAAATTTGGATGAAGGCCCGATTATTGAACAAGATGTGCAGCGCGTCACACATCAGTATGACATTGAAGAATTAAAGCGAATTGGCGCCCAGATTGAGCGTACCGTTCTGGCCCGGGCGGTTTCCTGGCATTTGGAAGACCGGATTCTCATCCATCAAAACAAGACGATCGTATTTGAGTAA